Proteins from a single region of Ziziphus jujuba cultivar Dongzao chromosome 1, ASM3175591v1:
- the LOC107408005 gene encoding uncharacterized protein LOC107408005 isoform X3, with product MGGCLSCHNKPKPIILVDTPPKGLSNRAQTVKKPSISEDFWTSSTIDIENSAVMSQGSISSISTSNQTVDPNNGAGANTPSEFVNHGLLLWNQTRQRWVGNRRSESRVQQIREPKLSWNATYESLLGSNKPFPQPIPLGEMVDFLVDIWEQDGMYD from the exons ATGGG TGGTTGTCTATCATGCCATAATAAGCCCAAACCAATTATTTTAGTGGATACACCGCCAAAAGGACTGTCAAATCGTGCTCAGACAGTGAAGAAACCTAGCATATCAGAGGATTTTTGGACCAGTAGCACAATTGATATTGAAAACAGTGCAGTTATGTCACAGGGAAGTATCTCATCGATCAGCACAAGCAACCAGACAGTTGATCCCAATAATGGTGCTGGCGCTAACACCCCTTCCGAATTTGTAAATCATG GTCTTCTTCTCTGGAACCAAACTAGGCAGCGTTGGGTAGGGAATAGAAGGTCTGAGAGCCGTGTGCAGCAGATTCGAGAACCCAAATTAAG TTGGAACGCAACATATGAAAGTTTACTAGGGAGCAACAAGCCTTTCCCGCAGCCTATCCCTCTTGGT GAAATGGTAGATTTTCTTGTTGATATTTGGGAGCAAGACGGGATGTATGATTGA
- the LOC107408005 gene encoding uncharacterized protein LOC107408005 isoform X1, translating into MGGCLSCHNKPKPIILVDTPPKGLSNRAQTVKKPSISEDFWTSSTIDIENSAVMSQGSISSISTSNQTVDPNNGAGANTPSEFVNHGLLLWNQTRQRWVGNRRSESRVQQIREPKLSTYSLCMVKSFWLCSWNATYESLLGSNKPFPQPIPLGEMVDFLVDIWEQDGMYD; encoded by the exons ATGGG TGGTTGTCTATCATGCCATAATAAGCCCAAACCAATTATTTTAGTGGATACACCGCCAAAAGGACTGTCAAATCGTGCTCAGACAGTGAAGAAACCTAGCATATCAGAGGATTTTTGGACCAGTAGCACAATTGATATTGAAAACAGTGCAGTTATGTCACAGGGAAGTATCTCATCGATCAGCACAAGCAACCAGACAGTTGATCCCAATAATGGTGCTGGCGCTAACACCCCTTCCGAATTTGTAAATCATG GTCTTCTTCTCTGGAACCAAACTAGGCAGCGTTGGGTAGGGAATAGAAGGTCTGAGAGCCGTGTGCAGCAGATTCGAGAACCCAAATTAAG CACTTATTCACTCTGCATGGTTAAATCATTCTGGCTTTGCAGTTGGAACGCAACATATGAAAGTTTACTAGGGAGCAACAAGCCTTTCCCGCAGCCTATCCCTCTTGGT GAAATGGTAGATTTTCTTGTTGATATTTGGGAGCAAGACGGGATGTATGATTGA
- the LOC107408005 gene encoding uncharacterized protein LOC107408005 isoform X4 encodes MGGCLSCHNKPKPIILVDTPPKGLSNRAQTVKKPSISEDFWTSSTIDIENSAVMSQGSISSISTSNQTVDPNNGAGANTPSEFVNHGLLLWNQTRQRWVGNRRSESRVQQIREPKLSWNATYESLLGSNKPFPQPIPLGGLICEGFVSLALIVFRP; translated from the exons ATGGG TGGTTGTCTATCATGCCATAATAAGCCCAAACCAATTATTTTAGTGGATACACCGCCAAAAGGACTGTCAAATCGTGCTCAGACAGTGAAGAAACCTAGCATATCAGAGGATTTTTGGACCAGTAGCACAATTGATATTGAAAACAGTGCAGTTATGTCACAGGGAAGTATCTCATCGATCAGCACAAGCAACCAGACAGTTGATCCCAATAATGGTGCTGGCGCTAACACCCCTTCCGAATTTGTAAATCATG GTCTTCTTCTCTGGAACCAAACTAGGCAGCGTTGGGTAGGGAATAGAAGGTCTGAGAGCCGTGTGCAGCAGATTCGAGAACCCAAATTAAG TTGGAACGCAACATATGAAAGTTTACTAGGGAGCAACAAGCCTTTCCCGCAGCCTATCCCTCTTGGT ggTTTGATTTGTGAAGGTTTTGTCAGTCTGGCTTTAATTGTGTTTAGACcataa
- the LOC107408005 gene encoding uncharacterized protein LOC107408005 isoform X2, whose product MGGCLSCHNKPKPIILVDTPPKGLSNRAQTVKKPSISEDFWTSSTIDIENSAVMSQGSISSISTSNQTVDPNNGAGANTPSEFVNHGLLLWNQTRQRWVGNRRSESRVQQIREPKLSTYSLCMVKSFWLCSWNATYESLLGSNKPFPQPIPLGGLICEGFVSLALIVFRP is encoded by the exons ATGGG TGGTTGTCTATCATGCCATAATAAGCCCAAACCAATTATTTTAGTGGATACACCGCCAAAAGGACTGTCAAATCGTGCTCAGACAGTGAAGAAACCTAGCATATCAGAGGATTTTTGGACCAGTAGCACAATTGATATTGAAAACAGTGCAGTTATGTCACAGGGAAGTATCTCATCGATCAGCACAAGCAACCAGACAGTTGATCCCAATAATGGTGCTGGCGCTAACACCCCTTCCGAATTTGTAAATCATG GTCTTCTTCTCTGGAACCAAACTAGGCAGCGTTGGGTAGGGAATAGAAGGTCTGAGAGCCGTGTGCAGCAGATTCGAGAACCCAAATTAAG CACTTATTCACTCTGCATGGTTAAATCATTCTGGCTTTGCAGTTGGAACGCAACATATGAAAGTTTACTAGGGAGCAACAAGCCTTTCCCGCAGCCTATCCCTCTTGGT ggTTTGATTTGTGAAGGTTTTGTCAGTCTGGCTTTAATTGTGTTTAGACcataa
- the LOC107407995 gene encoding 26.5 kDa heat shock protein, mitochondrial: MPLISTANPEQNNTRKKKKKKKKTHITIPPNKAAFPLQLTTPALSMALTRLALKNFHQKLLSFTSTASAAASSLGRGSVISEKAVNGGLQKQRYWATNEFVKGFATAGSDKVSDEKSGESKQVSVTEGNKKSSKLFPRRRQRRGLWRSTDRNFVPALYEFFPSGLGDAMMQATQNINRVLENLNLSPWSLSGRVKEQDECYKLRYEVPGLAKEDVKITVADGVLTIKGEHKDEKEEESDDEFWSSRSYGYYNTSLLLPEDAKPGDIKAELKDGVLTIIVPRTEKPKQDAIEVKIQ; encoded by the exons ATGCCTCTCATCTCAACGGCAAATCCAGAACAAAACAacacccgaaaaaaaaaaaaaaaaaaaaaaaaaacccacatcaCCATCCCTCCTAATAAAGCTGCTTTCCCTCTTCAACTTACAACACCAGCTTTGTCAATGGCTTTGACGCGTTTGGCTTTGAAGAATTTCCACCAAAAACTGTTATCTTTCACATCTACTGCTAGTGCTGCCGCTTCTTCTCTGGGTCGTGGATCCGTAATAAGTGAGAAGGCCGTCAATGGTGGCCTGCAAAAACAGAGATACTGGGCAACCAATGAGTTCGTGAAGGGGTTTGCCACGGCTGGCAGTGATAAAGTTTCGGATGAGAAATCAGGTGAGAGCAAACAAGTTTCAGTCACTGAAGGTAATAAAAAGTCGTCTAAGCTCTTCCCTAGAAGACGCCAGAGGAGGGGACTTTGGAGGAGTACCGACCGCAACTTTGTACCTGCACTTTATG AATTCTTTCCGTCAGGGCTTGGAGATGCAATGATGCAAGCAACGCAGAACATCAATAGGGTGTTGGAGAATCTAAATCTGTCGCCTTGGTCGCTTTCTGGACGAGTTAAAGAGCAAGATGAATGCTACAAGCTCCGATATGAGGTCCCGGGGCTTGCCAAAGAGGACGTGAAGATCACTGTTGCTGACGGGGTTTTGACGATAAAGGGTGAACACAAGGACGAGAAGGAAGAAGAGTCGGACGATGAGTTTTGGTCGTCAAGGAGTTATGGATACTATAATACTAGCCTCCTTTTGCCTGAGGATGCCAAACCCGGTGACATTAAAGCAGAGCTTAAAGATGGGGTGCTTACCATAATCGTTCCTAGAACTGAGAAGCCTAAACAAGATGCTATAGAAGTTAAAATACAATGA
- the LOC107407630 gene encoding EPIDERMAL PATTERNING FACTOR-like protein 8 yields MAPSSCTALPLSIKLTITVAFIFSLSILPPKSVGSAHPRYGSEQSDHEKQSKMALGSRPPRCVNKCFNCRPCMATLVIPVHQVKSSHTTSRGEGEDDSYYLLSWKCRCGNKLFQP; encoded by the exons ATGGCTCCATCAAGCTGCACAGCATTGCCTCTGAGCATCAAGCTTACAATCACTGTGGCTTTCATTTTTTCACTCTCAATTCTACCTCCCAAATCAg TGGGTTCTGCACATCCAAGGTATGGTAGTGAACAGAGTGATCATGAAAAGCAGAGTAAAATGGCGTTGGGATCAAGGCCTCCAAGGTGTGTGAACAAGTGCTTCAATTGCAGGCCTTGCATGGCTACTCTTGTAATTCCTGTTCACCAAGTGAAGAGCTCGCACACAACATCTCGTGGGGAAGGGGAAGACGACAGCTATTATCTGCTTTCATGGAAATGCAGATGTGGGAATAAGCTCTTTCAACCATGA
- the LOC107407555 gene encoding uncharacterized protein LOC107407555 isoform X1, with protein MAVVFPTASYKWNNKVFPWPNSCLLPSFSIPCNRRLLSTNRVFSYPLHGRRRISLSLPSDTSRCLAAKSPPPPPDSDPPPGSAGLSKLQDRIQIFFAVLFWMSLFFWACVWDDRSRPNKGSRFRR; from the exons ATGGCAGTCGTCTTCCCCACAGCCTCCTACAAGTGGAATAACAAGGTATTTCCATGGCCAAATTCTTGCCTGTTACCCTCCTTCTCAATCCCCTGCAACCGTCGTTTATTGTCAACCAACCGTGTCTTCTCTTATCCGCTTCATGGCCGTCGTCGTATATCTCTTTCACTTCCCTCCGATACTAGTCGTTGTCTCGCAGCTAAATCCCCGCCGCCTCCTCCTGATTCCGACCCACCTCCAGGTTCAG CAGGTCTTTCTAAATTACAGGACAGAATACAGATCTTCTTTGCTGTTCTTTTCTGGATGTCTCTATTCTTCTGGGCTTGTGTATGGGATGATAGGAGTAGACCAAACAAAGGATCAAGATTTAGAAGATGA
- the LOC107407555 gene encoding uncharacterized protein LOC107407555 isoform X2: protein MAVVFPTASYKWNNKVFPWPNSCLLPSFSIPCNRRLLSTNRVFSYPLHGRRRISLSLPSDTSRCLAAKSPPPPPDSDPPPGSGLSKLQDRIQIFFAVLFWMSLFFWACVWDDRSRPNKGSRFRR from the exons ATGGCAGTCGTCTTCCCCACAGCCTCCTACAAGTGGAATAACAAGGTATTTCCATGGCCAAATTCTTGCCTGTTACCCTCCTTCTCAATCCCCTGCAACCGTCGTTTATTGTCAACCAACCGTGTCTTCTCTTATCCGCTTCATGGCCGTCGTCGTATATCTCTTTCACTTCCCTCCGATACTAGTCGTTGTCTCGCAGCTAAATCCCCGCCGCCTCCTCCTGATTCCGACCCACCTCCAGGTTCAG GTCTTTCTAAATTACAGGACAGAATACAGATCTTCTTTGCTGTTCTTTTCTGGATGTCTCTATTCTTCTGGGCTTGTGTATGGGATGATAGGAGTAGACCAAACAAAGGATCAAGATTTAGAAGATGA
- the LOC107407591 gene encoding uncharacterized protein LOC107407591, with product MKMLLRSSSAPILDSWLPYHKDFSLVTQPFLQLPRTRSVSLTCSFRSHSPIDDDESANKALWEADLTTPPKPKQKNNPISHGCRKQPEIKANEKEDQEVEESTNNEGSGMETTEFPSLQTMLWGGRVGNDGTGGGSGIEGRLDGGDEGWGFNESDGVDMYYHSMIEARFSIEIPEDDAKPEKYHGRAILGSSKSDGIVLSHLADLIWTIYGDAERADTYFQQAIKICNDDCYVAAAYARFLWDDDDADR from the exons ATGAAAATGCTTCTTAGAAGCTCTTCGGCACCTATCTTGGACTCATGGCTACCCTACCATAAAGACTTTTCACTAGTGACACAGCCATTTCTTCAGCTTCCAAGAACGAGGTCAGTCTCCTTAACTTGTTCGTTTAGGTCTCATTCACCCATCGATGATGATGAATCCGCAAACAAAGCTCTATGGGAAGCAGACCTCACAACCCCACCAAAGCCTAAACAAAAGAATAATCCCATATCTCACGGCTGTAGAAAACAACCAGAAATCAAGGCCAACGAAAAGGAAGATCAAGAAGTGGAAGAATCCACTAACAATGAAGGAAGTGGTATGGAGACAACAGAGTTTCCATCATTACAGACAATGCTATGGGGTGGAAGAGTTGGAAACGATGGAACTGGTGGGGGGTCAGGTATTGAGGGACGATTGGATGGTGGAGATGAAGGGTGGGGGTTCAATGAGAGTGATGGTGTGGACATGTATTATCATAGCATGATTGAAGCAAGGTTCTCGATAGAG ATTCCTGAAGATGATGCAAAACCAGAGAAGTACCATGGAAGAGCTATATTGGGCAGCAGCAAAAGTGACGGAATTGTTTTATCACATTTGGCTGATCTAATATGGACAATCTACGGTGATGCAGAACGTGCTGACACTTATTTCCAACAAGCCATTAAAATTTGCAACGATGATTG TTATGTAGCGGCTGCTTATGCTCGATTTCTTTGGGATGATGATGACGCTGACAGATAA
- the LOC107408048 gene encoding methyl-CpG-binding domain-containing protein 11 yields the protein MANKVDEVISVELPAPPAWKKLFLPKKGGTPRKNEIVFIAPTGEEISHRKQLEQYLKSHPGNPSISVFDWSTGESPRRSARISEKAKATPPPENEPPKKRGRKSPGSKKAKIEVEGHEKHEGANEIEMQDAEAEKENDSANENQVETGGKTREETDQTKTMDVNTDEKNQEDGKNEPQGDAKETKDHNHAEGEAEAEAAIAREALAEKKDQRQEVATEDQPSKEPIATKVAENEKTKLSETETEKANGTSDKKEDEPAPVTVEENWGAEKQNPNGVKPASEGEIKGQKDIEKVEKKDGEVVENGKVDQVGRSDTPQHSSPAPVSC from the exons ATGGCAAACAAAGTCGATGAGGTTATTTCTGTAGAACTCCCAGCTCCTCCTGCTTGGAAAAAACTG TTCTTGCCCAAGAAAGGAGGGACGCCAAGGAAAAATGAGATTGTATTCATTGCGCCAACTGGGGAAGAGATTAGTCACAGAAAACAGTTAGAGCAGTACCTGAAATCACATCCTGGTAATCCTTCAATATCAGTGTTTGATTGGAGTACCGGTGAGTCCCCTCGGAGATCTGCAAGGATCAGTGAGAAGGCCAAGGCAACTCCGCCACCAGAGAATGAGCCACCAAAAAAACGAGGTAGAAAATCACCAGGTTCAAAGAAGGCCAAGATAGAGGTGGAAGGTCATGAAAAACATGAGGGTGCAAATGAAATTGAAATGCAAGATGCAGAAGCTGAAAAGGAAAATGACAGTGCCAATGAAAATCAGGTTGAAACTGGAGGTAAAACAAGAGAAGAAACTGACCAAACTAAAACTATGGATGTGAATACAGATGAAAAAAATCAAGAGGATGGTAAAAATGAACCCCAGGGTGATGCCAAGGAAACCAAGGATCATAATCATGCAGAAGGagaagcagaagcagaagctGCCATTGCCAGGGAAGCCCTAGCTGAGAAGAAAGATCAAAGGCAAGAAGTTGCTACAGAAGACCAACCTTCCAAAGAACCTATTGCTACCAAGGTGGCTGAAAATGAGAAAACAAAGCTGTCAGAAACTGAAACAGAGAAAGCAAATGGTACCAGTGACAAGAAAGAAGATGAACCTGCTCCTGTGACTGTAGAAGAAAATTGGGGAGCTGAGAAACAGAACCCTAATGGAGTGAAACCTGCATCGGAGGGAGAGATCAAAGGGCAAAAGGACATAGAGAAAGTAGAGAAGAAAGATGGGGAGGTTGTTGAAAATGGAAAAGTTGACCAAGTGGGGCGATCTGATACCCCACAGCATTCATCACCCGCACCTGTGAGCTGCTGA
- the LOC107407502 gene encoding glucan endo-1,3-beta-glucosidase 14, which yields MECSLIFNVPTNRMGFSSFFTWFLLVFFVFSFDVVQSFTGTYGVNYGRIANNLPSPHSVVTLLKAAKIKNIRIYDANHDVLTAFKGSGIEIIVGLGNEFLKDISVEEDRAMNWIKENVQPFLPGTRIRGIAVGNEILGGTDMELWEVLLPAAKNVYSALQRLDLAKTVEVSSPHSEAVFANSFPPSSCVFREDVAQFMKPLLQFFWQIGTPFYINAYPFLAYKSDPDHIDINYALFKKNPGVYDAKTNLHYDNMFDAQVDAAYAALEKAGFEKMDVIVSETGWASHGDENEAGATTKNARTYNYNLHKKLIKKKGTPYRPKKPVKAYVFALFNENLKPGPTSERNFGLFKADGSIAYDIGFTGLVASAADSLLLSFKDIGIRGWFRISYSWVFTSCFAVLMLLNERL from the exons ATGGAATGCTCTCTCATTTTCAATGTTCCCACCAATAGGATGGGATTCTCTTCTTTCTTCACCTGGTTCCTTCTCGTCTTCTTTGTCTTCTCTTTCGATG TTGTACAAAGTTTCACGGGGACATATGGAGTAAACTATGGCAGGATAGCCAACAATTTACCATCACCTCATAGTGTCGTTACACTTCTCAAAGCAGCAAAGATAAAAAACATCAGGATCTATGATGCCAATCACGACGTCCTCACCGCCTTCAAAGGTTCCGGTATCGAAATAATTGTCGGACTTGGGAATGAGTTTCTGAAAGACATCAGTGTGGAAGAGGATCGTGCTATGAATTGGATTAAAGAAAATGTGCAGCCATTCCTTCCAGGGACTCGAATTCGCGGAATAGCAGTCGGGAATGAGATCTTGGGAGGTACGGATATGGAACTCTGGGAGGTTCTACTTCCTGCGGCCAAGAACGTTTACAGTGCCCTCCAAAGGTTGGATTTGGCCAAAACTGTGGAAGTCTCAAGTCCACACTCTGAGGCTGTATTTGCCAACTCTTTCCCACCATCTTCATGCGTTTTCAGGGAAGATGTTGCTCAATTCATGAAGCCACTTTTGCAATTCTTCTGGCAAATTGGTACTCCTTTTTATATTAATGCATATCCATTCTTGGCCTATAAGAGTGATCCTGATCATATTGACATTAACTATGCCCTGTTTAAGAAAAACCCTGGGGTTTATGATGCCAAGACTAATCTGCATTATGATAACATGTTTGATGCCCAAGTTGATGCGGCTTATGCTGCTTTGGAAAAGGCTGGTTTTGAGAAAATGGATGTTATAGTTTCTGAAACTGGTTGGGCATCTCATGGTGATGAGAATGAAGCTGGAGCTACAACCAAAAATGCAAGGACTTATAATTACAATCTGcataaaaagctaataaaaaagaaggggACACCTTATAGGCCAAAGAAGCCAGTGAAGGCTTATGTGTTTGCTTTGTTCAATGAGAATTTGAAACCTGGACCAACCTCTGAGAGGAACTTTGGATTGTTCAAAGCTGATGGAAGTATTGCTTATGACATTGGATTTACCGGGTTGGTTGCTTCTGCAGCAGATTCATTGCTTCTTTCTTTCAAG GATATTGGAATTCGAGGCTGGTTTAGGATCTCATATTCATGGGTTTTTACAAGTTGCTTTGCGGTTCTTATGCTTCTCAATGAAAGATTATGA
- the LOC112491687 gene encoding cucumber peeling cupredoxin, which produces MERSMSKVLVTFGFIVAVFMQHSYVGAQTVHVVGDTSGWTVPPNGAAFYQNWAANKKFVVGDILTFNFPTNAHDVVQVPKESFDACNSNNAIGQIITTGPTNITIDSSGNLFFICTIGDHCEGGQKLSITVSASAPGASPPSGSTPAPPPPSTTAPPTAPSPNEACAPTPSSSPTPSSTAPGGSPVPPPPGSSSTAVLAGVSLSFFSIVIGLFF; this is translated from the exons ATGGAGAGGTCGATGAGTAAAGTTTTGGTGACTTTTGGTTTCATTGTGGCAGTGTTCATGCAACATTCTTATGTGGGTGCACAAACGGTGCATGTTGTGGGAGATACCAGTGGTTGGACCGTTCCTCCAAATGGTGCAGCTTTCTATCAAAATTGGGCTGCTAATAAGAAGTTCGTCGTTGGTGATATTCTAA CTTTCAACTTCCCGACCAATGCCCACGATGTAGTCCAGGTTCCAAAAGAATCATTCGACGCATGCAACTCCAATAACGCAATAGGCCAAATCATCACCACAGGCCCAACAAACATAACAATCGACTCCTCAGGAAACCTCTTCTTCATCTGCACAATCGGAGATCACTGCGAGGGAGGCCAGAAGTTATCCATCACCGTCTCCGCCTCAGCTCCCGGCGCTTCGCCACCTTCCGGAAGCACTCCTGCTCCACCTCCACCTTCCACTACCGCTCCTCCTACCGCCCCGTCCCCCAATGAAGCTTGTGCTCCCACTCCATCATCCTCTCCCACACCTTCATCCACTGCTCCCGGAGGTTCTCCCGTCCCGCCACCACCTGGCTCTTCTTCGACCGCCGTTTTGGCCGGTGTCTCCTTGTCCTTCTTCTCCATTGTCATCGGCTTGttcttttag
- the LOC107407464 gene encoding protein LURP-one-related 5: protein MFYIFDFLTSELFYQIQNPQNTVLFVVHSEQIKFKKKKMKEGLVVDAGYVCKEDTYLTVSKTSLFFVGDGFTAYDCKGALVFRVDSYGPDMRDKLELVLMDAHGRCLLTVRRKRPSLHQRWEGFLGERTEGQKPIFSVRRSSIIGRSSVTVEVYKNQGEEYQIEGSFAQRCCTIFNVEKESVAEIRRKVDASTNVVLGKDVFSLWVKPGFDGAFAMGLVLVLDQINGDDYVPDGVDVEPTAAEDSLTH from the exons ATGTTCTATATCTTCGACTTCTTGACTTCTGAGCTGTTTTATCAA attcaaaatcctcaaaacacCGTCTTATTCGTAGTTCATTCAGAGCAAATTAaatttaagaagaagaagatgaaggaggGGTTGGTAGTGGATGCTGGGTATGTATGCAAGGAAGACACCTATCTGACAGTTTCAAAGACCTCACTCTTCTTCGTTGGCGATGGCTTTACTGCTTATGATTGTAAAGGCGCCCTCGTCTTCCGAGTCGACTCCTATGGACCCGATATGCGTGATAAGCTCGAACTCGTTCTCATGGACGCCCACGGCCGCTGCCTCCTTACCGTCCGCCGTAAG AGGCCGAGTCTGCATCAACGGTGGGAAGGGTTCCTAGGGGAGAGAACAGAGGGACAGAAGCCGATCTTCAGCGTGAGGAGATCATCGATCATCGGACGGTCGAGCGTGACGGTGGAGGTGTACAAGAATCAAGGCGAGGAGTACCAGATCGAAGGGTCTTTTGCACAGCGCTGCTGCACGATCTTCAACGTGGAGAAAGAATCAGTGGCTGAGATCAGACGCAAAGTGGATGCCTCCACCAATGTGGTGCTTGGGAAAGACGTCTTCTCTCTGTGGGTGAAGCCCGGCTTCGATGGCGCTTTTGCCATGGGACTCGTGCTGGTTCTTGATCAGATCAACGGTGATGATTATGTCCCTGATGGAGTAGACGTGGAACCCACCGCAGCAGAGGACTCATTAACCCACTAA
- the LOC107407617 gene encoding pseudo histidine-containing phosphotransfer protein 6 isoform X2 codes for MLGLGADRLRADMNRLLALLFHQGVLDEQFLQLQQLQDESSPNFVSEVVNIYFHESEKLLRNLRALLLDTELSDYKKMGIHLNQLMGSSSSIGAKRVRNVCVAFRAASEQNNRAGCLRALELLEHEYCYLKNKLHELFQIEQQRALSAGIRYPMQN; via the exons ATGCTGGGGCTGGGTGCGGATCGGTTGCGGGCCGATATGAACCGTTTGCTCGCCCTTCTCTTTCACCAG GGAGTATTGGACGAGCAGTTCTTGCAGCTTCAGCAGCTTCAAGATGAAAGCTCTCCCAACTTCGTGTCGGAAGTTGTCAACATCTACTTTCATGAGTCCGAGAAGCTCTTAAGAAACCTCAGAGCATTACT GTTGGATACGGAGTTGTCGGATTACAAGAAAATGGGAATCCATTTGAATCAGTTGATGGGAAGCAGCTCAAGCATTGGTGCCAAGAGAGTCAGAAACGTTTGCGTTGCCTTTCGAGCCGCTTCCGAGCAGAATAACCGTGCAGG GTGTTTGCGAGCTTTGGAGCTGCTAGAACATGAATATTGCTACTTGAAGAACAAATTGCATGAACTATTCCag ATAGAGCAGCAAAGAGCATTGTCTGCTGGAATTAGGTACCCAATGCAAAATTAA
- the LOC107407617 gene encoding pseudo histidine-containing phosphotransfer protein 6 isoform X1 has product MLGLGADRLRADMNRLLALLFHQGVLDEQFLQLQQLQDESSPNFVSEVVNIYFHESEKLLRNLRALLLDTELSDYKKMGIHLNQLMGSSSSIGAKRVRNVCVAFRAASEQNNRAGCLRALELLEHEYCYLKNKLHELFQIEQQRALSAGIRFYAQNQAIAT; this is encoded by the exons ATGCTGGGGCTGGGTGCGGATCGGTTGCGGGCCGATATGAACCGTTTGCTCGCCCTTCTCTTTCACCAG GGAGTATTGGACGAGCAGTTCTTGCAGCTTCAGCAGCTTCAAGATGAAAGCTCTCCCAACTTCGTGTCGGAAGTTGTCAACATCTACTTTCATGAGTCCGAGAAGCTCTTAAGAAACCTCAGAGCATTACT GTTGGATACGGAGTTGTCGGATTACAAGAAAATGGGAATCCATTTGAATCAGTTGATGGGAAGCAGCTCAAGCATTGGTGCCAAGAGAGTCAGAAACGTTTGCGTTGCCTTTCGAGCCGCTTCCGAGCAGAATAACCGTGCAGG GTGTTTGCGAGCTTTGGAGCTGCTAGAACATGAATATTGCTACTTGAAGAACAAATTGCATGAACTATTCCag ATAGAGCAGCAAAGAGCATTGTCTGCTGGAATTAG GTTTTATGCTCAAAACCAAGCTATAGCTACGTAA